In a genomic window of Coprococcus eutactus:
- a CDS encoding type IV secretory system conjugative DNA transfer family protein produces the protein MVNATHVTEKVRFESEEEIKDRYTEVNFESGDVMGAGVPIISTGRTAYVDDSEASTFVVGASGSGKTRKILMPYTLSCIRKNENLVIHDPKGEINRYMYRELEKKGYEVIVLDYRRPLRGDRYNPLEYPSKIYKEGNTSRAAEMFQAFSETMFSDRKSEKDRFWDLTAASYMTGLSLLQAELLPEKECTINHLYDLHIQGDGKYGRSKYIKEYYNRPGAKDAPSYKLAAPAINAPSDTQGGLYSVYTSCLTPFVLNEDIIDATANSTFDVRDLVEKKCAVFIITKDEGSVYNKLISATIDQMYERLIDIAEEEYDGRLPRRINFILDEFGNLAAINNMSGKITAGRSRNIRWLIVCQSMDQLRLLYENKGASIIFGNCANLVYLYSTDIMLLQRISAMCGLYSDELTGAKHPLMSMDHLRYLNKDKGEVLLLLERARPFVGYLPDISAYPVSPTQHVNVCERERQTLNPIDFQEIVNKQKRELMEKKMAEENGKSKSDEVLPFGCEPGEMELSVVDLNKDEMNGREKKGTPIIPPEDIDRMIAEIDRKIAQLEEEERLENDQKMKRLNFNGVMQDEKGNRFIRFRDGHIETPKTVEEMEKAIDRRIAEIELDKRIEKKREQIHKKSNSKGKNANSRKNKHELKDDDSGDSEKS, from the coding sequence ATGGTCAATGCGACACATGTTACGGAGAAAGTCCGTTTTGAATCGGAAGAGGAAATCAAGGACAGATATACAGAGGTGAATTTTGAGTCGGGCGATGTTATGGGAGCCGGCGTGCCGATTATCAGCACCGGAAGGACTGCATATGTAGACGATTCGGAGGCTTCAACATTTGTTGTGGGTGCTTCGGGCAGCGGCAAAACTCGTAAGATCCTGATGCCGTATACTCTTTCCTGCATACGGAAAAATGAGAACCTGGTTATTCACGATCCGAAAGGTGAGATTAACAGATACATGTACAGAGAACTTGAGAAGAAAGGATATGAGGTCATTGTGCTTGACTACAGAAGACCTCTTCGTGGAGATAGATATAACCCGCTTGAATATCCATCTAAGATCTATAAGGAAGGAAATACATCAAGAGCGGCAGAGATGTTTCAGGCATTTAGTGAGACAATGTTTTCTGATCGTAAGAGCGAGAAAGACAGGTTCTGGGATCTCACTGCTGCTTCATATATGACGGGATTATCCTTACTTCAGGCAGAGTTGCTCCCTGAAAAGGAGTGTACCATCAATCATCTGTATGACCTTCACATACAAGGCGATGGGAAATATGGGAGATCGAAGTACATAAAAGAGTACTATAATCGCCCGGGTGCTAAGGATGCGCCGTCATACAAGCTGGCGGCTCCTGCGATTAACGCTCCGAGTGACACACAGGGTGGTTTATATTCGGTATATACATCTTGTCTTACACCGTTCGTTTTGAACGAGGATATTATCGACGCAACCGCAAACAGTACGTTTGATGTGAGAGACCTCGTGGAGAAGAAGTGCGCGGTATTTATCATCACCAAGGACGAGGGCAGCGTATACAACAAGCTTATTTCTGCGACCATAGATCAGATGTATGAGAGATTGATTGATATAGCGGAAGAGGAGTATGACGGCAGATTGCCGAGGAGAATCAACTTCATACTTGATGAATTCGGTAACCTTGCAGCGATAAACAATATGTCCGGGAAGATTACAGCCGGCAGAAGCCGTAATATTCGCTGGCTGATTGTTTGTCAGAGCATGGATCAGTTGAGACTTTTGTATGAGAATAAAGGGGCATCGATTATCTTTGGAAACTGCGCAAATCTGGTGTATTTGTATTCGACTGACATTATGCTGCTGCAAAGAATATCGGCTATGTGCGGCTTGTATTCCGATGAACTGACCGGTGCAAAACACCCGTTGATGTCAATGGATCACTTGAGGTATCTGAATAAGGACAAGGGGGAGGTCTTGCTGCTTCTTGAACGGGCTCGCCCATTTGTCGGATATTTACCGGATATATCTGCGTATCCGGTGTCGCCGACGCAGCATGTCAATGTCTGTGAGAGGGAGAGACAGACTTTGAATCCGATAGATTTTCAGGAGATTGTTAACAAACAGAAACGTGAGTTGATGGAAAAAAAGATGGCGGAGGAAAACGGTAAGTCGAAATCTGACGAGGTTCTGCCATTTGGATGTGAACCGGGTGAAATGGAACTGTCAGTTGTCGATTTGAACAAGGACGAGATGAATGGCAGAGAAAAGAAAGGTACACCTATTATTCCGCCTGAAGATATTGACAGGATGATAGCTGAGATTGACCGCAAAATTGCACAGTTGGAAGAGGAAGAGCGTTTAGAAAATGATCAGAAGATGAAGCGGTTGAATTTCAACGGAGTCATGCAGGATGAAAAAGGAAATCGTTTTATCAGGTTCAGGGACGGACACATAGAAACACCAAAGACCGTTGAAGAAATGGAAAAGGCTATCGACAGGCGGATTGCTGAGATAGAGTTGGACAAACGTATAGAAAAGAAAAGGGAGCAGATTCACAAGAAAAGCAATAGCAAAGGAAAGAATGCTAATAGTAGGAAGAACAAGCATGAGCTGAAGGACGATGACAGTGGTGACAGTGAGAAGTCATAG
- a CDS encoding type IV secretory system conjugative DNA transfer family protein → MMYGQSVRRILGTSGLQESPTYDDPLIKISGIGIADTGPTGFANMEFTADHLVKGTALIGATGSGKSYCLSKMIKDLRYNMIEDYSMIIIQAKNDFNSLMKPGDLVIEQGVNSNRSVRWSIFRDILSDGYDKNMIELNTREFVAHLFADKKDSKEQFFVQGARELMFCVIISYIKRGLNNLHARKQWSNRALRDFFLQFDEHSYMRLIEDCGESGVLNMILGNRGNGDNLQALGVFGELVTTALQTLIDVFADDGDFSIREFVRAKDKKALFINYDMAYKASQVPIYGSLVNLMLKEVLSQNNNAGKTILICDELVTMGKTDIAQAVNLGRAKGLMVIVGLQSIEQLKSIYGEHDAIAMLAGMCNKLYFRANDPTTRNYIKEDFGKTTREYMVLSPGGCMSERREGYIIEDADFNRLGLGQCYVKNADGITYLLQID, encoded by the coding sequence ATGATGTATGGACAAAGTGTGAGGAGAATTTTAGGTACAAGTGGTCTGCAAGAGTCGCCTACATACGACGATCCGCTTATTAAGATTTCGGGGATTGGAATTGCTGATACAGGACCTACCGGATTCGCGAATATGGAGTTTACCGCCGATCATCTGGTGAAAGGTACAGCTCTGATAGGCGCAACAGGTTCCGGAAAGAGCTATTGCCTTTCCAAGATGATCAAGGATCTGCGGTACAACATGATAGAAGACTATTCCATGATCATCATCCAGGCAAAGAATGATTTCAACAGTTTGATGAAACCCGGTGATTTGGTCATAGAACAGGGAGTGAACTCAAATAGAAGTGTGAGGTGGAGCATATTCCGGGATATCCTCAGTGATGGCTATGACAAGAATATGATTGAGCTCAATACACGCGAATTTGTAGCTCATCTCTTTGCAGATAAGAAGGACTCTAAGGAGCAGTTCTTTGTGCAAGGAGCGAGAGAACTCATGTTTTGCGTAATCATTTCATATATCAAGCGGGGCTTGAACAACCTACATGCGAGAAAACAGTGGTCAAACAGGGCATTAAGAGATTTCTTCCTGCAGTTTGATGAACATTCTTATATGCGTTTGATCGAGGATTGTGGAGAATCGGGGGTATTAAACATGATTCTTGGCAACAGAGGAAACGGCGACAATCTCCAGGCGTTAGGTGTCTTTGGAGAACTGGTCACGACCGCTTTGCAGACCTTGATTGATGTTTTTGCCGACGACGGGGATTTCTCGATTCGGGAGTTTGTAAGAGCGAAGGATAAGAAGGCGCTGTTTATTAACTATGATATGGCGTATAAGGCATCCCAGGTTCCGATTTATGGTTCTCTGGTAAATCTTATGCTGAAGGAAGTACTTTCCCAGAACAACAATGCCGGAAAAACCATACTGATATGTGATGAGCTCGTGACGATGGGGAAGACAGATATCGCACAGGCTGTGAATCTCGGGCGTGCCAAAGGATTGATGGTCATCGTCGGACTTCAAAGTATTGAGCAGCTCAAATCAATATACGGGGAACACGATGCGATTGCAATGCTTGCCGGTATGTGTAATAAGCTGTATTTCAGAGCAAACGATCCGACCACGAGAAATTACATTAAGGAAGATTTTGGAAAGACAACAAGAGAATATATGGTTCTTTCGCCGGGTGGATGCATGAGCGAGCGCAGAGAAGGTTACATTATAGAGGATGCAGACTTCAATCGGCTTGGCTTAGGTCAATGTTATGTGAAAAATGCAGACGGTATAACATATCTGCTTCAGATTGATTGA
- a CDS encoding SMI1/KNR4 family protein, whose amino-acid sequence MKTVEDLLMQMEEHSSYRIDIHPPADAKAISEMKKNYPFVPSQVLDFYRVTDGVEIGVPGTEVYPVRKVLRYTDGSAASSRWLEIGAMSFGDPIVVTADGKIALLDHENGYTVQLEWDSLVDFLADELSALD is encoded by the coding sequence ATGAAGACAGTAGAAGATTTGTTAATGCAGATGGAGGAGCACAGTAGCTATAGAATAGATATTCATCCGCCAGCAGATGCCAAGGCTATATCGGAAATGAAGAAAAACTATCCGTTTGTTCCTTCGCAGGTTCTTGATTTCTACAGAGTTACAGACGGTGTCGAGATTGGTGTGCCGGGAACAGAGGTTTATCCTGTGAGGAAGGTACTGCGCTATACGGATGGAAGCGCGGCATCTTCACGGTGGCTGGAAATTGGAGCTATGTCATTCGGAGATCCGATTGTTGTTACAGCAGATGGCAAGATTGCTTTGCTTGATCATGAAAATGGCTACACAGTTCAGCTTGAGTGGGATTCATTGGTGGATTTTCTTGCCGATGAACTTTCGGCTCTTGATTAG
- a CDS encoding IS256 family transposase, producing MREMMRDYLKNNDISIKDGTDVNSIMRDMMSVILEGALDEELDEELGYSKYDYRNKETDNSRNGHSSKTMHTSYGDMDVAIPRDRNGDYEPQLIKKYQNTVTQDMEEKILSMYAKGMTTGDIESHMRELYDIDISDSTISRITDKILPIVKEWQERPLEEVYAVVFMDAIHYHVRSEGRIVKRAVYIALGIDMNGKKDVLGMYVGENESAKFWLSIMNGLKNRGVEDILIACVDGLNGFPQAIEAVYPKTEIQQCIIHQIRNSTKFVSYKDIKKLMADLKLVYAAPTEETALNELELFKDKWDSKYPKIYKSWHDNWATLSTYFKYPEAVRRLIYTTNAIEGFNRQLRKVTKSKTVFPSDDSLLKMLYLATMDITKKWTGHRQDWGQIHSQLEIYFEERLAGRNL from the coding sequence ATGAGAGAAATGATGCGTGATTATCTGAAGAATAATGATATCAGCATCAAAGACGGCACCGATGTAAACAGTATCATGCGTGACATGATGTCTGTCATTTTGGAAGGTGCTTTGGATGAAGAACTGGATGAAGAATTAGGATATTCCAAGTACGACTATCGAAACAAAGAAACAGACAATAGTAGAAATGGACATTCCAGCAAAACCATGCACACCAGTTATGGAGATATGGATGTGGCAATCCCAAGGGATCGTAATGGTGATTATGAACCACAGCTGATTAAAAAATATCAGAATACCGTAACTCAGGACATGGAAGAAAAAATACTTTCCATGTATGCCAAGGGAATGACAACTGGAGACATTGAATCCCACATGCGTGAATTATACGATATTGATATTTCTGACAGCACAATCAGCCGGATCACAGACAAAATCCTGCCGATTGTAAAAGAATGGCAGGAACGCCCTTTGGAAGAAGTGTATGCTGTAGTATTTATGGATGCAATCCACTATCACGTCCGCAGTGAAGGACGTATTGTAAAACGTGCGGTTTACATTGCCCTTGGTATCGATATGAATGGGAAAAAAGATGTTCTTGGAATGTATGTTGGAGAAAACGAAAGTGCGAAGTTCTGGCTTTCTATCATGAATGGATTAAAAAACAGAGGCGTTGAGGATATCCTGATTGCATGCGTTGATGGTTTAAATGGATTTCCACAGGCAATCGAGGCTGTTTATCCAAAAACAGAGATTCAGCAGTGTATCATCCATCAGATCCGTAATTCAACGAAGTTTGTTTCTTACAAAGATATCAAAAAACTGATGGCTGATCTGAAGCTTGTATATGCGGCTCCAACGGAAGAAACCGCTTTAAATGAACTGGAACTGTTCAAGGATAAATGGGATTCCAAGTACCCGAAAATCTATAAATCCTGGCATGATAACTGGGCAACACTGTCCACTTATTTCAAATATCCAGAGGCAGTAAGACGGCTGATTTATACCACAAATGCCATTGAAGGATTCAACCGCCAGCTCCGGAAAGTGACCAAAAGCAAAACGGTTTTTCCGTCGGATGACAGCCTTTTGAAAATGCTGTATCTGGCAACCATGGATATCACGAAAAAATGGACCGGACACAGGCAGGACTGGGGACAGATCCATTCCCAGCTTGAAATTTATTTTGAAGAACGTCTGGCGGGACGGAACCTGTAA
- a CDS encoding TIR domain-containing protein, whose amino-acid sequence MHKGGCWIFLSDSSHDIEKVRIVRNEFERLGHNPLAFHLKCLSTATEEGRHELDSLIKREIDAREWFVFCESPEAAKSPYVRDEQAYIINSGKDKVWKIDMTADIDSILDKVRKICADIEVFVSYANHDRDKIQPLIEALVRKDFSVWNPEDNLKLGDNSAFKNGKPRGCRQIFMYGREIGE is encoded by the coding sequence ATGCATAAAGGTGGTTGTTGGATTTTTCTTTCTGATTCGAGCCACGATATAGAGAAAGTTCGGATTGTTCGTAATGAATTTGAGCGTCTGGGTCACAATCCGCTTGCTTTTCACCTAAAGTGTCTATCGACAGCAACCGAAGAAGGAAGACACGAGTTGGATTCTTTGATTAAAAGAGAAATCGATGCAAGAGAGTGGTTTGTATTTTGTGAAAGTCCAGAAGCAGCTAAGTCACCATATGTTAGAGACGAGCAAGCTTATATCATTAATTCTGGGAAAGATAAAGTTTGGAAGATAGATATGACTGCCGATATAGATTCGATTTTGGATAAGGTGAGAAAAATATGTGCTGATATTGAGGTGTTTGTTTCTTACGCCAACCACGACAGGGATAAGATTCAGCCCCTGATAGAAGCGTTGGTGAGAAAAGACTTTTCAGTTTGGAATCCGGAGGACAACTTGAAACTCGGAGACAATAGCGCTTTCAAGAATGGAAAGCCACGTGGATGCAGACAGATATTTATGTATGGTCGAGAGATTGGTGAATGA